The Rhizobium leguminosarum DNA segment CCGAAACCCTCTTCGGTCAGCGGCCGGAGCGTCGTCATCAGATGGAGGTGCGGGTTGCCCTCCTTGTGATGATAGACCCAATCGGCGACCATTCCCTTTGCGGTCAGATTGTCTCGGACGAATTCGCGGACCAGTGCGATGTTCTCGCCCCGCGTCAGCTCTTCCGGCAGCGCGATAATCAGCTCGCGGGCGAGCCTCGCGTCCACCCGCGTCTCGAAGGCATCTACCGCATTCCAAAGTGTCTCGCTCGCCTTGGCGACGGAGTGGCCGTCGATCGCCTCCTGCAGCCACGCCGGGCTCTGATCCGGTAGCGCCAACTCCTCATGTACCAGTTCGGCAACCCCACCCCTATAGCTGAACGACCTGCCCGCCTGCTCGTCCATCATTTTGGCCCGATGACGATACGCCGCGGCCGAGACGATGTTGCGTCCTGCTCCCCTACTGATCACCTGCGCTCTGACAAACATGATCGCCAAATGACGTCTCCGGATCGTTCAACCAAGTCGCACCAGCAAGCTACGTCGCCATTCAAACGGACGGGGCCGAGAGGTCGACGCTCGCAAGCCGTTTTCGCCCCGTGTCGTATTCAATCATGACAACTTAGCGATTTAACTATCTTATTCAAGATAGTATAATGGAAAAAGTTAATAGCAACTGTTACAAGCTCCGCCATGAGGGACACCCCTACGCCCCAACGCTTGAAAATTCCGTCAGCTTTGGGATCTGCAGAAAAAACGGATCGGACATGCCGGTAAAATTGAGGTGCGCCCGTGCCGAATTGTCGTGGACGGCGCAGGATCTTTCGCCTACCGATGGTGTCATGAAGTCGTCTCTCGATCACATTCCGCTTCGCAAGCAGCGCGAGATTGGCCGCGTTCTGGAAATCCTTCATGAGGAATTCGAAGACGCGCTAAAGGACGGCACCGCGGAATTCAAGAAGCGCGGGCGCATCCTGAAGATCATCCTGTTCGGCTCCTACGCTAAAGGCGGCTGGGTGGATGAACCCTTCACCATGAAGGGTTATCGGTCGGATTTCGATCTCCTGATTATCGTCAACAATCGCAAGCTCTGCGAGTTTGCCGAGTACTGGCACAAGGCGGCTGACCGGCTGATCCACGACAAGTCGATCGAAACGCCGGTGAGCTTCATCGTCCATTCCAGGCGCGAGGTGAACACCTACCTGAAAGAAGGGCAATACTTCTTCTCTGATATCCGTAAGGAAGGCGTCGTTCTCTATGAACTCGATGATGAGCCGCTTGCGGAACCCAAGCCACTCTCCCCGGCCGACCGGCTACGGGTCGCGGAGGAGCATTTTGAAGAGCGACTAGAGGCCGCAAAAGAGTTTTTCGAATTGGCCGAACATGCTCGAATCAAGCGCTACGGAAAACGGGCGGCCTTTCTCATTCATCAAGCACTGGAGCAGGCCTATTCTTGTGTCCTGCTGACGCTCACCAATTACGGCCCGCCTTCCCACAACATCAAATTCCTGCGCTCACTCGCCGAGGAACAGGACCGGCGGCTGGTGGAAGCATTTCCTCGCGAGCAGCACCGCGAGCGTGCCTGGTTCAACACCTTGAATGAGGCCTATGTCAAAGCGCGGTATTCCAAGCATTTTGAGATCAGCGAAGAGGCTCTTGGTTGGCTCGGAGAGCAAACCGGGTTGTTGCTGGGGCTGGTCGAGACGGTGTGCTCCGAGCATCTGGGGATGCTTGAGCGGAACAGCGGGTAGCGAGATCAGATGCACGCTGCTGAACTAAAGGGTTGGATCGATTCTGGTAATTGGGAGCACCCTTTTGATGGGGGTTGCGATTAAGCCCTCACCCGATGCGGTGACATCTCGGACAAAAATTCGGAGGGCAGACTAACCTCAAAGAGGGTGCATTTCAGCGCCGTTCGCAAGAAAGCAAATATTTAGGCACCGAATAGCGCAATAAGATGGGAATGGTACGGTTGGGGGGTCTCGAACCTCCGACCTCAGGTGCCACAAACCTGCGCTCTAACCAACTGAGCTACAACCGCATAAATCGCGTCTGGCGCGATGGGGGTCACATACGGGGACTTGGCGATGAATTCAAGCCCCATTCCTCGTCAATATACAAAAAGGCTGGACGCGAGGTCCAGCCTTTTGTCTCCGATCGGTCAAGACCGATCAGGCAACCTTGAAGGAAGCCATGGCCTTTTCGGCGGCGTCCTTGGAGGGCTTTGCCAGCTTTTCGGCAACCTGCTTGGTGGTTTCCTGCATCGACTTCGCCTGCTCGACGGTGAGCTCGGCCTGCTTACGGATGAACGAGGTCTGCAGCTCGAAGAATTCGGCGACGGACTTGACGCCGAGCAGCGCTTCCATGTGCGACAGCGAGTTCTCGGCATTGATCCGCAGAACGTCGATCGCCTTCAGGCCGATCTCGACGGTGCCGGCCTGTGCCGTCTGGACAGTGGCTTCGAGCGTTTTGCCGGCTTCTTCGCCAGCAGTCTTCAGCTTGGCATAGGCGTCCTTCGACTGCTGAGCGCCCTTTTCGGCGAATTCACGGAAGGATTCCGAGAACTTGGACGGGTCGAAAGAAGCGATTGAAAAAACGTCGTCGGTCTTTATGGTAGCCATGGGTCGCATCCTTTGGGCTGAGGCAGTCGCTGCCTGCAATAGTTGGGATGATGCTTATATAAGACATTTCATTGTGCATTGCAACATTTATTGTGCGATGCACAAGACGTTAACCTTGCCGGCCGAAAACCCCCTCCTCTTCTGGACCCGCATGCGCACCGCAGTTATTAATAAGCCGTTAATTTAAGAAGGCCGACAGCGATAAGGTTCGATCATGCCCGCAGTCCAATATCCGTTCATCGATATCGCCGTGCATGCACGGGTGCGGGAACGTTTTTCACGCGGCGAGGCGATGGTGCTGTTTTCGGCCGATCTTGCCCGCCTGCTCTGGGCGAACGGTGCCGGCGCCGAACTATTCGGCCATTCGACCGTCTATGATCTGCTCGACCAGGGTGTCGACCGCACCGACATTACCTTCCGCCAGCTGGACACAGCCGCGCGCCAGCTGGCCGATATCGGCGACAGCCGCAGCCTGATGATCCGCGTTGCCAAGGGCTTTCAGCGCGTGCAGGTGCAGGCGGCGGCCGAACTGATCCGGCTTTCCTCAGGCGAAAAGGCCATGCTGTTTTCGGTGCCAGTCTCGGCAAAGCCGCTCACTTCAGGCGCCTCGGCGGCCAAGATGCTGCAGGGGCTTGATGATCCCGACACGCATATGGCGGTGATCGGCGCCAACGGCGATGTCATCGCCGCCTCGCCCGGCTTTGCCTCGCTCGGGATCTCCGAGCAGACGGCAAAGACCTTGATCAACCTTGCCGGCGCGCATCCCGACCGGCTGGTAAAGCGCCCCGTCGCCACGGGCAGAGGCAATCTTCCGGCAGCAGTCGGCAAGCTCAGCGACGAGCCGGCGCTCAATCTACTCTTTGCGGTGGAGACCACGATCGGCCATCTCGACTCGCTCGATGCGCCCACGCAGGAAGATAGCGTGCCACCGGCCGAACAGCTCGGCGACGAGCCGGTTGCCGCCGCAGGCTTTACCGAAATCATCGAGGCGGTGTCGGGGATCGAGGACGTCGAGGAAACACTCGAGGAAATCACCGGTGAAAATGAACTGCCGGCGGAGACGCCGGCGGCATCCGCAGACGAGGTGGTTGACGAGACCCATCTCGCCGGGCATGCCGAGCCGGAGTGCAACGGCGGCGTGATCGACAGCAGCGCGGGTGAAGGCAATGAGCCGGCCGCGATCATCGAGGACGACCTGGCCTCCGTCACGGAGACGGTGGAAACAGCGGCAACGGCGGAATTGCCTGTCGAAGCCAGCGAAGCGCCTGTCGAAGACGCGCCGGAAGCGGTTCACGAAGAGCCCGTCATTGCAATGCCTGTGGTCCCCGACCCCTCCCCCATCCCTGAGCTTGCGGCTGAGCCCGGCTTCGTCTTCAGGCCGAACAGCCGCGCCACGCGCTTCGTCTGGAAGATCGATGCAGAGGGCCGTTTCAACGAGGTCAGCCACGAATTTGCCGATGCCGTCGGTCCGCATGCATCCGACATTATCGGTTCTGCCTTCGGCGATATCGCCGCCCTCTTCAATCTCGATCCCGATGGCAAGCTTGCCGAGGCGCTCGCCCGCCGCGACACATGGTCGGGCAAAACGATTCTCTGGCCGATTGAAGGCACCAGCCTCGTCGTGCCGGTCGATCTGGCGGCGCTGCCGACCTATACCCGCAACCGCGACTTCGACGGTTTCCGCGGCTTCGGTGTCGTCCGACTTTCCGATGCGCAGGAAGATCCGCTGGCACTCGGCTTGACACTCGGCCCTGATGGTATCGGCCATGATGCGGCAAACCTCGGCCCGGTGGCTGAGACCATTGCCGAGGTGGAACACGCAGTGCCGGCAGTGCATGAAGAGGCCGTAATCGAACCCGTCCTGACTGATGAGGTCGAGGACCAGGCGTTTGCGGCAACCGAGCCGCAGACCGAGACGGAGCCAGCAACGGAAGAGATTGCCGCCGAGCAGGCGCCGATTGAGCAGGCGCCCGGCGAGCAGGTGTCTGGCGAGCCGGTTTTCCAGGAAAGTGTTTCGGAAGCAGCAGACGATAGTGCCGATGCCCGCGATATCTCCGCCGCCGAACCGGCAGCGGAAACCTCGGACGAGCCGCCGGCGCTTCGCATTTCGGAAACGCCTAATCGCCGTTTCTCCGACAAGATCGTTCAGCTTCACAACAGCGGCGCCGGACTGACGGCCGCCGAGCAGGCCAATTTCCGCGAAATCGCCAAGCGTCTCGAGGCCTTCGGCGCCAGCAAGGACGAACCGGCTGCGCCGGTGCCGATGGAACCCGTGACGGAAACGGCCAGCTTCGACGAGGCTCCCGGACCGGAAGACCTCACGGCCGAAACACCCGTTGCCAACGAGACGGAAGTGCCGTCGCTCGAGGAGATCGCGCCGCAGGAAGCGATTTTCGAGAATGCCGTCGACGCGAAGGGCGACGACGACGTCGCCGCCGAGGACGAGGCGACGGAAGGGCTGGAGGAGACGGTCAGCCAGATCGAGGTTCTGACAAGCTTCATCCCGCCGCGGATCAAGATGACCGATGGCCTTTCGGTCGGAACGGTCGACCAGCTGCCGGTTGCCGTGCTCATCCATGTCGGCGACGCGCTGATCCATGCCAATCCGGAATTCAAGCGGCTGACCGGCTACGCCACACTCGACGCATTGCGCGAGGTCGGCGGCATCGAAGCCCTGCTGCAGCGCCGCGAACTCGAGGAAAAGGCCGCAGGCTCCGGCACCATGATGCTGGTCAAGGCCGACGACAGCCTGGTTCCGGTGACCGCGCGGCTGCAATCGGTGCGCTGGGAAGACGCCAACGCCCTGATGCTGGCGCTGATGCCGGTGGAAGGCAAGGATGATCGCCGTAGCGAGACAAGCCGCTCTGAGGGCCGCTCCGAAGCGCGCCCCGAGCGGATGGTCGAAAAGGTCGCCAAGCTTCAGGTCGAAGTGGAGGAATTGCGCTCGATCCTGGAAACGGCGACCGACGGCGTCGTCGTCATCGGCACGGAGGGCGACATCCGCTCGATGAACCGGTCGGCGAGCGCGCTCTTCAATTACGATGAGCAGGAGACGCGCGGCAAACCCTTCGTCATGCTGTTTGCCCATGAGAGCCAGAAGGCAGTGCTCGACTATCTCCACGGCCTCTCCGGCCATGGCGTCGCCAGTGTGTTGAACGACGGGCGCGAAGTGATCGGCCGCGAAGCCGCCGGCGGCTTCGTGCCGCTGTTCATGACGATGGGCCAGCTCACCTCTTCCAACGGCTATTGCGCCGTCATCCGCGACATCACCCAGTGGAAGCGCACCGAGGACGAGCTGCGCAACGCCAAGGGTGCGGCCGAAACCGCCAACGCCCACAAGACCGATTTCCTTGCCCGCGTCAGCCACGAGATCCGCACGCCGCTCAACGCCATCATCGGCTTTTCCGACATGATGGCCGGCGAGCGCTTCGGGCCGATCGGCCATCCGCGCTATATCGAATATGCCAACGACATCGGCCGTTCCGGCCGGCACGTGCTGGATATCGTTAACGACCTGCTCGACATTTCGAAGATCGAGGCGGGCGAGATGGATCTCGATTTTGCCGCCGTCGGCCTCAACGAGGCGGTCTCCGAGGCCGTGGCGCTGGTCCAGCCGCAGGCAAACGGCCAACGGGTCATCATCCGCACGGCGCTGTCGCATGCGGTGCCCGAGGTCGTGGCGGATCTGCGCTCGATCAAGCAGATCGCCCTCAACATCCTGTCGAACGCCATCCGCTTCACCCCGTCAGGCGGGCAGATCGTCGTTTCCACCTCCTATGAGGCCAATGGCAGCGTCGTGCTCAGGGTCCGCGATACCGGCATCGGCATGACGCGCAGCGAACTCGACCAGGCGATGAAGCCGTTCCGGCAGGTCTCCTCGACCCAATCGCGCCATCGCGGCGACGGCACCGGGCTCGGCCTGCCGCTGACCAAGGCGATGGTCGATGCCAACCGGGCGGTGTTCTCGATCAATTCGGCGCCGAACGAGGGCACGCTCGTCGAAATCACCTTCCCGTCGCAGCGCGTGCTGGCCGGTTGAGCCATAAAGAAAAGGCAGCCGAGGGCTGCCTTTGAATTTGGTGCTGTTCAACAAGAGCTCAGTCGATCACCATCATCGAAAGCCGGAAGGCTCCAGACCGCCTCGTTCATTTACGGCCCCCAAGTTGGCTTTTAGATTTGACAAAGCTTTCTTAACGAAAGGTTTCCATGACAGTGATGGATCAGTGATAAAAGCTTGTAACGTCCGATCCGCCATCAATCCTTGAGCTCCTCCAACCCCGAAAAGAGCTGCAACGCCTCCGGATTGGCGAGCGCTTCCTGGTTTTTCACCGGCCTGTTGTGGACGACCTCGCGCACGGCAAGCTCGACGATCTTGCCGGATTTGGTGCGGGGAATATCGGCGACCGCGATGATCTTCGCCGGCACGTGCCGCGGCGAGGCGCCAGTGCGAATACGCGTCTTGATCGCCTTGACGAGATCCTCGCTCAGCGCCACACCGGGGGCGAGGCGAACGAAGAGGATGACGCGCACATCGTCGTCCCACTCCTGGCCGATGCAGAGCGCCTCGGCCACCTCGTCCATCTGCTCGACCTGATTGTAGATCTCGGCGGTGCCGATGCGCACGCCGCCGGGATTGAGCGTCGCATCGGAACGGCCGTGGATGATCAGGCCACCATGCTCCGTCCATTCGGCAAAATCGCCGTGGCACCAGACATTGTCGAAGCGGTCAAAATAGGCGGCGCGATACTTGGCGCCGTCGGGGTCGTTCCAGAACATCACCGGCATCGACGGGAAGGCCTTGGTGCAGACGAGTTCACCCTTTTCGCCGCGCACCGGCCTGCCGTCATCGTTCCAGACGTCGACCGCAAGGCCGAGGCCGGCCCCCTGGATCTCGCCGCGCCAGACCGGCTGCAACGGATTGCCGAGCACGAAGCAGGAGACGATATCGGTGCCGCCGGAGATCGAGGCAAGCTGCACATCCTCCTTGATGCCCTCGTAGACGAAGGTGAACCCCTCAGGCGACAGCGGCGAACCGGTGGAGGTCATCAGCCGCAGGCTGGAGAGGTCGTGGCTTTTGCGCGGTGTCAGCCCGCTCTTGCGCACCGCATCGATATATTTCGCCGAGGTGCCGAAGATCGCGAATTTTTCGGCCTCGGCATAGTCGAACAGCACGTTGCCATCGGGCGCAAAGGGCGAGCCGTCGAACAGGCAGAGCGTGGCGCCGCTGGCAAGACCGCTGACCAGCCAGTTCCACATCATCCAGCCGCAGGTGGTGAAGTAGAACAGCTTCTCGCCGGCCTTCAGGCCGCAATGCAGCCGCTGCTCCTTGAGGTGCTGCAGCAGCGTGCCGCCGGCCGAATGCACGATGCATTTTGGCACGCCTGTGGTGCCTGAGGAAAACAGGATGTAGAGCGGATGGGAAAAGGCAAGCGGCGTGAACTCGACCTCTCTTGCCTCATAGGGCGCGACAAAGGCCTCCAGCGTCGAAGCGCCAGGCGTCTTGAGGGCCACCGCCTCGGCATCGCCGGCGTAGTGGACGACGACCGTCGGCACGCCCAAGCTTTTGGCGACCGTGGCGACCTTGGCGCCGACGTCCTGCAGCTTGCCGGAATACCAATAGGCATCGCAGGCGATGAACAGCCTGGGGCCGATCTGGCCGAAGCGGTCGAGCACACCCTGCTCGCCGAAATCAGGAGAGCAGGACGACCAGATGGCGCCGATCGAGGCGGCCGCCAACATGGCGGCGACGGTCTCCAGCATGTTCGGCATCATCGCGGCGATGCGATCGCCTTTGCCGATACCAAGTGCTGCGAAGGCCTGTTGCAGCTTCGAGACCAGCGCGCGCAGCCGGTCCCACGACCAGCGGTCCTCGGCCTTGTCCTCGCCGCGAAAGACGATGGCATCGCCCTCGCCGCGGCCGGCCAGCAGGTTCTCGGCGAAGTTCAGCGTCGCATCGGGAAAGAAGCGGGCCTCCAGCATGCGGTCGCCATTGGCCAGCACCTCTGCGCCGCGCGCTCCCTTGACGCCGCAGAAATCCCAGACGGTCGACCAGAAATTCTCCCGCTCGGCCACCGACCAGGCATGCAGATCCTCAAAGCCGGAAAGCGAAAGCCCGAAATCGGCGTTGCAGCGCTCCATGAAAGCATGGATCGGGCTTCTTGCAACGGCATCCTCCGAGGGCACCCAAAGTGGTCTGTTATCCTGCATTCAATCCTCCTCCCCAATGCCGTCTTTATATCATGCTGCATTGCATTATAAAGTGCGGAACCGACGCGATGCCAGCCTATGCATTCAGAAGAACGATGCGTCGCTTCAAAGTGCCACAGCGTCCTTTGCACGTCTGAAACGACGCGCGGCGCTGTAGGGGATTTGCATATGCCTGATATTTCCTATATCCGCGAAATCAGCGCATAACGGGATGACCGGTTGAATTGCCGGCGGAGATCATGAGCACGTCAAGACATCGCAGGTGGCGCAGGAAGATCGGACCCGTTTCGCGCTGGCTTCCGGCCTTCGCCCGTCTGTCGACGGTCGTCCTGCTGATCGCGCTGGCGCTGTTCGTAGCGTTGAGGGTCGCCGCACCCTATCTCATTTCGACCGGTTTCGTGCGTTCGGGCATCGAGGACGCGCTGTCGAAATGGACGGGCTATCATGCCGAGATCAAGGGTAGTCCGGTTCTGGAATTCTGGCCGACGCCGCGCATCACCCTCAACCAGATCACCATCCGCCAGCCGCGCAAAAGCGGCGACAAGCTGCTCGGCAGCATTGACAGCCTGTCGGCCGATTTCAGCCTCATCGATGCGCTGAGAGGTCGGACGAGCTTTCACGAATTCCACCTGTTGCGCCCCAACCTGGCGCTGACGCGCGACGAGAATGGGCTGATCGACTGGAGTTATGCCGGCCTGCTCGCCCGCGCAATCAGCGGCGTGCGCTATGAAAACGGCGCTGAGGTGCTCGACCCCGATCTCGATGCCGAAATCGGCGCGGTAACGGTCGAAGACGGCACGCTCACGGTAACCGACATCAAGACCGCCAAAGCCTATCATTTCGACAGCGTCACCGCAGATATCGCCTGGCCGAGGCTATCCGGCGCGATCTCGGCGGTCGTCATCGCCCGCATCAATGGCGAGGACCTGAAGGTCGATTTCGCCTCGCGCCAGCCGCTGCTTGCTTTTGCCGGCAGGAATGCCGAGACACGGACATCGCTCACATCAAACCTGCTGACGGCGCACTTCCAGGGGATTGCCAGCATCGCCAGCCTTTCGGCCCTTTCCGGCAATATCACCGCCAGCATTCCCGATATGCCGGCGCTTCTCACATGGTCGGGAAAATCGATCCCCGGCATCGCAACGCTGAAGAGCGCCTCGCTGGAATCCGACATCATGTCGTCGGGCAACGGGCTGCGCTTCAACAATCTCAGCCTCTCGCTGAACGAAGCGAGTGCCACCGGGGTGATGGACCTTTTCACCCAACCCGGCAAACGGCCGAAGATCGGCGGCACGCTCGCCTTCGACGAGATGAACCTCAAGCCGTTCCTCGACGCCTTCGCGCTCAGGCTCGCCGCCGGCGAGGCGGAGGAAATCTCCGCCGGCATAAGCGGGCCGCTGAGGCTGCTCGATGTCGACGTCAGGCTTTCGGCGCGGCGTGCGCAGATGGGTCTCTTCGAGCTTTCCGATGTCGGCGCCAGCATGATCGTTGCCGGCGGCGAAGCGAAATTCGATATCGGCGACAGCCGGTTCGAAGGCGGCGAGATGACCGCGCATCTGGAAGCGACCCAGCGCGACTTCGACGGCGGCGGCAAGCTGCGGCTGTCGATCCGTGATGCCGACTTCGCAGCCCTTGCCGAGCGCCTGCAGTTGAAGGGCCCGCTGCCGCTGGCGACAGGATCGCTCGATCTCGACCTGCAGTCGCCGAAGGCGATCTGGACGACCGGCCTTGCCGACGTCACCGGCAGGCTGCACTTCTGGACAAGGGAAGGCACGATCCCCGGCATCGATTCCGCAGCGCTGAGGACGCAGGCAGCCGAAAAACCGTTCTTCCCGCTGAGCGCGGCAGCAGGCGGCGCCTTCGCTTTCAACCAGCTGAACCTTCAGGCCGATTTCGCCAACGGCTCCGCCGAGATGCACGACGTCCATATCGCCGGCACGGCCGAGACGTTGACGCTTTCCGGCGTCATCACCTATCAGTCGAATGGGCTGGCGCTTTCCGGATCGCTTGAGTCGACCGACCCGGCCAAGGCGGCAGAGCTGCCGCTTCTGCCGTTCTTCATCGGCGGCTCATGGCCGAACCCGGTGATCTCGCCGGTTCCGCTTTTCGGCACCACACCCCACGCGCAATAATCCGTTTTCTTCGAATTATCAGGCGCCGGCAGCCGCCGCACGCTCGTCCCGCTGGCGCTGGATCTCCCGGCGCTTGGTGACGATCGAGGCGCAGATGACGCCGACCGCGACGATGGCGATCAGGATCGTGCACACAGCGTTGATCTCCGGCGTCACGCCGAGGCGGACCTGGCTGTAGATTCGCATCGGCAGCGTGGTGGCGCCCGGCCCCGAGGTGAAACTTGCGATCACCAGATCGTCGAGCGACAGGGTGAAGGCAAGGATCCAGCCGGAGAGCACCGCCGGCGCGATGATCGGCAAGGTGATCTCGAAAAAGGTGCGCACCGGCGGCGCGCCGAGGTCCTGCGCCGCTTCCTCGATCGAATGATCGAAACTCAAGAGGCGCGACTGCACGACGACGGCGACGAAGCACATGGTGAGCGTCGTATGCGCCAGCGTGATCGTCCAGAAACCGCGGTCGAAGCCGATCGCGACGAAGAGCAGCAGCAGCGACAGGCCGGTGATGACGTCGGGCATGACAAGCGGCGCGTAGATCATGCCCGAAAATAGCATGCGGCCGCGAAAGCGCGTGTAACGCACCAGCGTCAGCGCCGCCATCGTGCCGAGGATGGTCGCGAAGGTCGCCGACAGCAGGGCGACGCGAAGCGTCACCCAGGCGGCGTCGAGCAGCGCCTCGTTGGTCAACAGCGATGCATACCATTTCGTCGAGAAGCCGCCCCAGACGGTCACGAGCTTCGACTCGTTGAAGGAGAAAACGACGAGAAGCACGATCGGCAGATAAAGGAAGGCGAAACCGAGTGTGACGGAGGCGATGTTGAACCGGGTCCATTTCAGCATGGCTTATTTCCCCCGCTCTTCGGCCTTGGCCTGGACATTCTGGAAGAAGACGATCGGAATGACCAGGATCAGCAGAAGGATGGTCGCCACCGCCGAGGAGACCGGCCAGTCGCGGTTCGAGTTGAACTCGCTCCACAGCGTCTTGCCGATCATCAGCGTCTGCGATCCGCCGAGCAGGTCGGGAATGACAAATTCGCCGACGGCCGGGATGAAGACCAGCATGCAGCCGGCCACCACGCCGGGAAGCGACAGCGGGAAGGTGACGCGCCAGAAAGCCCGGATCGGCGTGCACCCAAGATCCTGGGCAGCCTCGATCAGCGTATCGTCCATCTTTTCCAAAGCCGAATAGAGCGGCAGCACCATGAAGGGCAGATAGGAATAGACGATGCCGATATAGACGGCGGTGTTGGTGTTGAGGATGATCAGCGGCGTGTCGATGATGTGCAGCGACTGCAAGAGCTGGTTGAGCAGGCCTTCCGGCTTCAGGATGGCGATCCAAGCGTAGACGCGGATCAGGAAGCTCGTCCAGAAGGGCAGGATGACCAGCATCACCAGCGTCGGGCGCAGGCCACGGGGCGCCTGCGCCATGCCGTAGGCGATCGGATAGGCGATCAGCAGCGTCAGGAAGGTAGAAATCCCGGCGATCACCACGCTCGAGACATAGGCGTTGAAATAGAGCGGGTCGTCGGTGAGGTAGCTGTAATTGTCGAAGGAGAGATCG contains these protein-coding regions:
- a CDS encoding ABC transporter permease subunit, yielding MGKLTSGLYNRLVIVIPYAWLLLFFLAPFFIVFRISVSATAIAMPPYEPVFSFTDGWAGLWSKIGDLSFDNYSYLTDDPLYFNAYVSSVVIAGISTFLTLLIAYPIAYGMAQAPRGLRPTLVMLVILPFWTSFLIRVYAWIAILKPEGLLNQLLQSLHIIDTPLIILNTNTAVYIGIVYSYLPFMVLPLYSALEKMDDTLIEAAQDLGCTPIRAFWRVTFPLSLPGVVAGCMLVFIPAVGEFVIPDLLGGSQTLMIGKTLWSEFNSNRDWPVSSAVATILLLILVIPIVFFQNVQAKAEERGK